The following coding sequences lie in one Clostridia bacterium genomic window:
- a CDS encoding CpsD/CapB family tyrosine-protein kinase gives MSASNKKVKLGGFFSKKKPLSYEDDMANIINDDTKFNIKEAYKTTRTNVIFSLNSNKGCKRIIVTSSIPGEGKSLTSVNTAITFAMANTKVLIIDCDLRKPKLHRYLGVDNKKGLSNVLGGFDSLEDCLKRNKDLNIDFITAGHTPPNPIELLSSENMSKLLDEMSEKYDYIFLDTPPVNVVADTSAIAKFVDGILFVVRHKFTTQDMVYKAISSMEFANAKVLGFILNDVDLSSYSFTSKVGYGNYKYKNYYQYSSYYY, from the coding sequence ATGAGTGCATCAAATAAGAAAGTAAAATTAGGTGGATTCTTCAGTAAGAAAAAACCTCTTTCATATGAAGATGATATGGCAAATATCATTAACGACGATACCAAATTTAATATTAAAGAAGCGTATAAAACAACAAGAACTAATGTTATCTTTTCACTGAATTCAAACAAAGGATGTAAAAGAATAATTGTTACCTCTTCAATTCCTGGTGAAGGTAAATCTTTAACATCCGTAAACACAGCGATCACTTTTGCTATGGCGAATACAAAAGTTCTTATAATCGACTGTGACTTAAGAAAACCAAAACTTCACAGATATCTTGGTGTAGATAATAAAAAAGGTTTATCAAATGTTTTAGGTGGGTTTGACAGTTTGGAAGACTGCCTTAAAAGAAATAAAGATTTAAATATCGACTTTATAACAGCAGGGCATACTCCTCCTAACCCGATTGAACTTTTATCAAGTGAAAATATGTCAAAACTTCTTGATGAAATGTCCGAGAAATATGATTATATATTCCTTGATACCCCTCCTGTTAATGTAGTTGCAGATACTTCTGCAATAGCAAAATTTGTAGACGGAATTCTGTTTGTTGTTCGTCATAAATTTACTACTCAGGATATGGTTTATAAAGCAATAAGTTCAATGGAATTTGCAAATGCTAAAGTTTTAGGATTTATCTTAAATGATGTTGACTTATCGTCATATTCATTTACATCAAAAGTAGGATACGGAAACTATAAATACAAAAACTACTATCAGTATAGCAGTTACTATTATTGA
- the rpoZ gene encoding DNA-directed RNA polymerase subunit omega gives MIFKEFQDLVNKAGSRYGLIISVTKRARDIKDGSDPLTVSDYEKTVSVATKEFAEGKVSITKETKDV, from the coding sequence ATGATTTTTAAAGAATTTCAGGATTTGGTTAACAAAGCAGGTTCAAGATACGGGCTTATTATTTCTGTAACCAAGAGAGCGAGAGACATTAAAGACGGAAGTGATCCGTTAACTGTGTCTGATTATGAAAAAACCGTTTCAGTGGCTACTAAAGAGTTTGCAGAAGGCAAAGTAAGTATTACTAAAGAAACAAAAGATGTATAA
- a CDS encoding DUF1273 family protein gives MNKKVCSFTGHRIIENTYEVKEKLKKLIIELIEDGYLEFYNGGAIGFDFLSAITVIELKKEYDIKLNLILPCKNQDLKWNNYNKKIYRYIIDNCDSLEYISEEYNNFCMHQRNRALCERCDLLVAYLKRNYGGTYYTVEYAKKTGKRLINIT, from the coding sequence ATGAATAAAAAAGTATGCTCTTTTACAGGGCACAGAATAATAGAAAATACTTATGAAGTTAAAGAAAAACTAAAAAAATTAATTATAGAACTTATAGAAGATGGATATTTAGAGTTTTATAACGGTGGAGCAATAGGTTTTGATTTTTTAAGTGCAATTACAGTAATTGAACTTAAAAAAGAATATGATATAAAACTAAACCTTATCCTTCCGTGCAAAAATCAGGATTTAAAATGGAATAACTACAATAAAAAAATTTACCGTTATATTATTGATAACTGTGATAGTTTGGAGTATATATCCGAAGAGTATAATAACTTTTGTATGCATCAAAGAAACAGAGCGCTATGTGAGAGGTGCGACCTTTTGGTAGCATATTTAAAAAGGAATTACGGAGGCACATATTATACAGTAGAATATGCTAAAAAAACAGGTAAACGCCTTATCAATATTACTTGA
- a CDS encoding nucleotidyltransferase family protein, whose amino-acid sequence MTKNFLDTIYLYNCAIRGKEPEIKSDINIKDVYIISKKQGIWDTVFLSLKKLYDKDKTIIEADIFNKLNNEFLIKCTLNSKRLVFVHNIIKKLEDNGINCCILKGESVSLYYNTPLARISSDTDILIDKEETDRCLEILKEEGFIIEEQLYESHQIRCEHPTSGLIEIHNRMYGVKTEDVTFNNEIKYDEDHVTFLGFDKCELKTLGYTDNALFLLMHFLKHFISEGVGVRQLADTLLYIENNFSKIDFDRVNTHLKNLKFDTVFSYIIEIGKRYFDFPKDLVDTSLIDEKLLEKILFDMECGGVFGKDSDRKGFYDLYLAERYKSIKNKDISEYYNKRKLARLFPNRKFMSINYPYVEKNILLMPIAWVHRMIDSIKPKKEILAGENNNERLDFFKELDMI is encoded by the coding sequence ATGACTAAAAATTTTCTTGATACAATTTATCTTTATAATTGTGCAATAAGAGGCAAAGAACCTGAAATTAAATCTGATATAAATATTAAAGACGTGTATATCATATCCAAAAAACAAGGGATATGGGATACAGTCTTTTTGTCTTTAAAAAAATTATATGATAAAGATAAAACTATTATAGAGGCTGATATCTTTAATAAACTTAATAATGAGTTTTTAATAAAATGCACACTTAATTCCAAAAGACTTGTTTTTGTGCATAACATTATAAAAAAATTAGAGGATAACGGTATAAACTGCTGTATATTAAAAGGGGAAAGTGTTTCTTTATATTATAACACCCCTTTAGCAAGAATTTCATCTGATACCGATATTTTAATAGATAAAGAAGAAACTGACAGGTGTCTTGAAATACTAAAAGAAGAAGGATTTATTATAGAAGAACAACTGTATGAATCACACCAGATAAGATGTGAACATCCCACCTCAGGGCTTATTGAGATTCATAACAGAATGTACGGAGTAAAGACAGAAGATGTTACCTTTAATAATGAAATTAAATATGATGAAGATCATGTAACTTTTTTAGGTTTTGATAAATGTGAACTTAAAACATTAGGATATACCGATAATGCACTGTTTTTACTTATGCATTTTCTAAAACACTTTATTTCAGAAGGTGTAGGAGTAAGGCAACTTGCAGATACACTTTTATATATAGAAAATAATTTTTCAAAAATTGACTTTGACAGAGTGAACACACATCTTAAAAACCTTAAGTTTGATACTGTGTTTTCATATATAATAGAAATTGGAAAAAGATATTTTGATTTTCCGAAAGATTTAGTAGATACTTCTTTAATTGATGAAAAACTCCTTGAAAAAATTCTTTTTGATATGGAGTGCGGGGGAGTATTCGGTAAAGATTCAGACAGGAAAGGTTTTTATGATTTATATTTAGCCGAAAGATATAAAAGTATAAAGAATAAAGATATTTCTGAATACTACAATAAAAGAAAACTTGCAAGATTATTTCCAAACAGGAAGTTTATGAGTATAAACTATCCTTATGTTGAAAAAAACATTCTTCTTATGCCTATTGCATGGGTTCACAGGATGATAGATTCAATTAAGCCGAAAAAGGAAATTTTGGCAGGCGAAAATAATAATGAACGCCTTGATTTTTTCAAAGAATTAGATATGATTTAG
- a CDS encoding single-stranded DNA-binding protein, translating into MFNKVILMGRLTRDPEQSTSPSGVVVTRFTLAVDRRFQRQGEERQTDFLNIVTFNRTAEFVKKYFVKGQLALVSGSIQTRSWDGQDGQKRYATDIIAEEVNFVGSKKDNPQGGSVNDFSEEAKPSNNEFMPLDDDDSLPF; encoded by the coding sequence ATGTTTAACAAAGTAATTTTAATGGGTCGCCTAACAAGAGATCCTGAGCAGTCAACTTCACCAAGCGGTGTTGTGGTTACTCGTTTCACTCTTGCTGTTGACAGAAGATTTCAAAGGCAGGGGGAAGAAAGACAGACAGACTTTTTAAACATTGTTACTTTTAACAGAACTGCTGAGTTTGTTAAAAAATATTTTGTTAAAGGTCAGTTGGCTCTTGTATCAGGCTCAATTCAAACAAGATCATGGGACGGTCAGGATGGGCAGAAGCGTTATGCTACTGACATTATTGCCGAAGAAGTTAATTTTGTAGGAAGTAAGAAAGACAATCCTCAGGGCGGAAGCGTAAATGACTTTAGTGAAGAAGCAAAACCTTCTAATAATGAATTTATGCCACTTGATGATGACGATTCTCTTCCGTTTTAA
- the prmA gene encoding 50S ribosomal protein L11 methyltransferase translates to MYWNEICITTEPEKIEEANIFFCNLGILSQSIEDPNDIIEHQSEVRWDYIDEEILNKDMKKAFVKVYVEDDLEAEEILIKGKEQGFDITSKKLKAEDWENGWKKYYQTFNITDDLVIVPAWEDYEKKEDEKVIILDSGMAFGTGTHETTKMCVTFIKDIVSKDTKKVLDIGTGSGILSIAASLYGADDITAIDIDPLAVKIAKENVMINDKSDVINVFEGDLLKNISGKYDLIIANIVADIIKELIPHIKEYLNEKGKFIISGIIKEREEEVLNFAKENGFNIDLINSQGGWSAMVLS, encoded by the coding sequence ATGTACTGGAACGAAATATGCATAACAACAGAGCCTGAAAAAATAGAAGAAGCAAATATCTTCTTCTGTAACCTTGGTATTTTATCTCAAAGTATTGAAGACCCTAATGATATAATAGAACATCAGAGCGAAGTAAGATGGGACTATATCGACGAAGAAATTTTAAATAAGGATATGAAAAAAGCCTTTGTTAAAGTTTATGTAGAAGATGATTTGGAAGCAGAAGAAATTTTAATTAAGGGGAAAGAACAGGGCTTTGATATAACAAGTAAGAAGTTAAAAGCAGAAGACTGGGAAAATGGCTGGAAAAAATATTATCAGACATTTAATATAACAGATGACCTTGTAATTGTTCCCGCATGGGAAGATTATGAGAAAAAAGAAGATGAAAAGGTAATAATTTTAGACAGTGGTATGGCATTTGGCACTGGCACTCATGAAACAACAAAGATGTGTGTAACCTTTATTAAAGATATAGTTTCAAAAGACACAAAAAAAGTTCTTGATATTGGAACAGGGTCAGGCATCCTTTCTATTGCAGCCTCTCTTTACGGTGCAGATGATATAACAGCCATAGACATTGACCCTCTTGCAGTTAAAATCGCTAAAGAAAATGTTATGATTAATGATAAAAGTGATGTTATTAATGTTTTTGAGGGTGATTTGCTTAAAAATATATCAGGTAAATACGACCTTATTATTGCAAATATCGTTGCAGATATAATAAAAGAACTTATCCCTCATATAAAAGAATATTTAAACGAAAAGGGTAAGTTTATAATATCTGGAATAATAAAAGAAAGAGAAGAAGAAGTTTTAAATTTTGCTAAAGAAAACGGTTTTAATATTGACCTTATAAATTCCCAGGGCGGATGGAGCGCAATGGTTTTATCTTAA
- a CDS encoding O-antigen ligase family protein, whose amino-acid sequence MKKNIFLIDLSILLFAITGFFYFLIGNGYVLLGVSIVPISLYIFSSVMTMDKDNRAWLVFVIFMWISALVSVYQTESYKFMLVVLVTFAAKLVFESVYGWHMKMSKIFYFFAFIHTMAVILSLFIPDQIKAIVNTLYTGDAVDKYMGLFEAGAYSGIAGQTGFAAYFISIFLGYSICGLMTGEKKGRNLFFVMLGIFAILLTVKRSYILSNLIATIFVFFVYNKGTKKTTKNIILSIIVVTVAYYIFRSNSAMLNVIEKMNELLESGDITNGRMELWRETLLLWKENPIFGCGLAVLPVYYGISTHNSYLQILAEAGIFGLITYVVILISSLVKSCKVFKQIQDAEKNEKAVTIKEKTTFLTCIYMQVVFLTYNFAGNPLYGISFMLLNAFFIACIKSYMQNKNG is encoded by the coding sequence ATGAAAAAAAATATATTTTTAATAGATCTTTCCATTTTGCTTTTTGCAATAACAGGCTTTTTCTATTTTTTAATAGGTAATGGTTATGTTTTACTTGGTGTATCCATAGTTCCTATAAGTTTATATATTTTCAGTTCGGTTATGACTATGGATAAGGATAACAGAGCATGGCTTGTTTTCGTTATATTTATGTGGATATCAGCATTGGTTTCGGTATATCAGACTGAAAGTTATAAATTTATGCTGGTTGTACTTGTTACATTTGCGGCAAAACTTGTTTTTGAAAGTGTATACGGTTGGCATATGAAGATGTCAAAGATTTTTTATTTCTTTGCTTTTATTCATACTATGGCTGTTATTCTTTCTTTGTTTATTCCTGACCAGATAAAAGCGATTGTAAATACCTTGTATACAGGGGATGCAGTTGATAAATATATGGGCCTTTTCGAGGCTGGTGCATATTCGGGCATTGCAGGGCAGACAGGGTTTGCGGCATATTTTATATCCATTTTCTTAGGGTACTCGATTTGCGGTCTTATGACGGGAGAGAAGAAAGGAAGAAATTTATTTTTTGTTATGTTGGGCATATTTGCCATACTTCTTACTGTTAAAAGAAGTTATATTCTTTCCAATCTGATTGCCACAATATTTGTATTTTTTGTTTATAATAAAGGAACTAAAAAAACAACTAAGAATATTATTTTGTCAATTATAGTGGTTACGGTAGCCTATTATATCTTCAGGTCAAATTCTGCGATGCTTAATGTTATAGAAAAGATGAATGAGCTTTTAGAATCAGGGGATATTACCAACGGACGAATGGAATTATGGAGAGAAACTTTATTATTATGGAAAGAAAATCCGATTTTTGGCTGTGGCTTAGCAGTTCTTCCTGTATATTATGGAATATCAACTCATAATTCATATCTTCAGATTCTTGCAGAAGCAGGAATATTTGGTTTAATAACTTATGTTGTTATTCTTATTTCATCACTTGTAAAGAGTTGTAAAGTTTTCAAACAAATACAAGATGCTGAGAAAAATGAAAAAGCTGTTACAATAAAGGAAAAAACAACATTCTTAACATGTATATATATGCAGGTTGTATTTTTAACATATAATTTTGCCGGTAATCCACTATATGGTATATCTTTTATGCTTTTAAATGCATTCTTTATTGCCTGTATTAAATCATATATGCAAAATAAAAATGGCTAA
- a CDS encoding polysaccharide pyruvyl transferase family protein produces MRVGIITYHSTRNCGAVLQSYALNKVVSDLGYKCEIIDYKCENIEKAYKIKKIYELRSIKEFIKWGLLVHTQKKSQKEFDKFTKENLKISRVYNKDNITDANKEFDAFITGSDQVWNFNLNGADENYILNFAKEDKIKLSYAASLGYKTIPKNYTHIFKENLTTFNAISVREEEGLESLKELGHNSELVLDPTLLLKKEDYYKFVNHNKNGDYIFVYTVANTPNIYKKALELSEKTGYPVIWAHMNFMNKKGVLNLKNPSCIEFLTLLNNAKYVLTSSFHGMALSIVLNKEFFYDLSVSPNNHNSRLTTLASSLSLTEREMKENKELSINEKIDYEKIEQLLNEKRRESIDFLIKGLGK; encoded by the coding sequence ATGAGAGTTGGTATTATAACTTATCACAGTACAAGAAATTGCGGGGCAGTGCTTCAGTCATATGCCTTAAATAAAGTTGTTTCTGACTTAGGCTATAAATGCGAAATAATAGACTATAAATGCGAGAATATAGAAAAAGCATACAAAATTAAAAAAATATATGAGTTAAGAAGTATAAAAGAATTTATAAAATGGGGTCTCTTGGTACATACTCAAAAAAAATCTCAGAAAGAATTTGATAAATTTACAAAAGAGAATCTTAAAATTAGTAGAGTTTATAATAAAGATAATATTACTGATGCAAATAAAGAATTTGATGCATTTATAACGGGCAGTGATCAGGTCTGGAACTTTAATTTAAACGGTGCCGACGAAAATTACATATTAAATTTTGCAAAAGAAGATAAGATAAAATTATCATATGCAGCAAGTTTAGGTTATAAAACTATTCCTAAAAATTATACTCACATATTTAAAGAAAATTTAACAACATTTAATGCTATATCCGTGCGTGAAGAAGAGGGCTTGGAATCTCTTAAGGAATTAGGGCATAACTCAGAATTAGTGCTTGACCCGACTCTTCTTCTTAAAAAAGAAGATTATTATAAATTTGTTAATCATAATAAAAACGGTGATTACATATTTGTATATACAGTTGCAAATACTCCTAATATTTATAAAAAAGCATTGGAACTGTCTGAAAAAACAGGGTATCCTGTGATATGGGCTCATATGAATTTTATGAATAAAAAGGGAGTTTTGAATTTAAAGAATCCATCCTGTATAGAATTTCTTACACTTTTAAATAACGCTAAATATGTATTAACATCATCATTCCACGGAATGGCGCTATCTATTGTTTTAAACAAAGAGTTCTTTTATGATTTGTCGGTAAGTCCGAATAATCATAATTCAAGGCTTACAACTTTAGCATCTTCTCTATCTCTTACAGAAAGAGAAATGAAAGAAAATAAAGAACTTAGTATAAATGAAAAAATAGACTATGAAAAGATAGAACAATTACTTAACGAAAAGAGAAGAGAATCAATAGATTTTCTTATAAAGGGTTTAGGAAAGTAA
- a CDS encoding YicC family protein: MVRSMTGFGRCKMSVNEYDINIDIKSVNHRYLDLNIKLPKYYAFLEEKIREKVSSVITRGKIEVSVYIKLVGSDEKEIVLNEPLCENYISVLTALKNKLGTDDKIDIRLMSRFNDIFELEYKEADELKVANSVMEVLGACLDDFILMREREGQRIRDDLQIRLTKVEKLGKIVEERAPQIVSEYREKLYAKLKEILGSFDEQRVIQEAAIYADKITTAEETVRLSSHIKEFNSLLERGEAVGKKLDFIVQEMNREVNTIGSKCNDFETSKVVVELKSEIENIREQIQNIE; encoded by the coding sequence ATGGTAAGAAGTATGACAGGATTTGGCAGATGTAAAATGTCTGTCAATGAATATGATATAAACATTGATATTAAGTCTGTAAACCACAGATATCTTGACCTTAATATCAAACTTCCTAAATACTATGCATTTTTGGAAGAAAAAATAAGAGAAAAGGTTTCATCAGTAATCACAAGGGGTAAAATTGAAGTATCTGTATACATAAAACTTGTGGGAAGTGATGAAAAAGAGATAGTACTAAATGAGCCTTTGTGCGAAAATTACATATCAGTACTAACTGCTTTAAAGAACAAACTTGGGACAGATGATAAAATTGACATAAGGCTTATGTCAAGATTTAATGACATCTTTGAACTCGAATATAAGGAAGCGGACGAATTAAAGGTTGCAAACAGCGTAATGGAAGTCTTAGGAGCATGTCTTGATGATTTTATTTTAATGAGAGAAAGAGAAGGTCAGAGAATAAGAGATGACCTTCAGATAAGACTTACAAAAGTAGAAAAATTAGGCAAAATAGTTGAAGAAAGAGCACCGCAGATAGTTAGTGAATACAGAGAAAAACTATATGCAAAACTTAAAGAAATTTTAGGCAGTTTTGATGAGCAAAGAGTTATTCAGGAAGCAGCCATATATGCTGATAAAATAACTACTGCTGAAGAAACTGTAAGACTTTCAAGCCATATCAAAGAATTTAATTCTTTGCTTGAAAGGGGCGAAGCAGTCGGTAAAAAGTTAGACTTTATAGTTCAGGAAATGAACAGGGAAGTTAACACAATCGGCTCAAAATGTAATGACTTTGAAACTTCAAAGGTTGTTGTTGAATTAAAGAGTGAAATAGAAAATATAAGAGAACAGATTCAGAACATAGAGTAG
- a CDS encoding GerMN domain-containing protein encodes MNKKVIALVLAVIIILIAGIFIISEITNKPYEKPYENTTKITALVYYLDSSGIKLQKTDTEIILKESENKYKKVLEKLIEGPSYTNLHSTIDKRTVINSVTLNNDICTVDFSESFTEYNTGGSLRELLCVYSVVNTLCQFEEINKVSFMVNGSKIESFGELDMSGLYEEDLSYTK; translated from the coding sequence ATGAATAAAAAAGTCATAGCATTAGTCTTAGCAGTTATTATAATTTTAATTGCAGGAATATTTATTATATCAGAAATTACAAATAAACCGTATGAAAAGCCATATGAAAATACAACTAAGATAACTGCTTTAGTTTATTATCTTGACTCTTCAGGGATAAAACTTCAAAAAACAGATACCGAAATTATATTAAAAGAATCTGAAAATAAATACAAAAAGGTTTTAGAAAAACTTATCGAAGGACCGTCTTATACAAATCTTCATTCGACAATTGATAAAAGAACGGTTATTAACAGTGTTACACTTAATAACGATATATGCACAGTTGATTTTTCTGAGTCTTTTACAGAATATAACACAGGTGGTTCGTTAAGAGAACTTTTATGTGTATATTCGGTTGTAAATACGCTTTGTCAGTTTGAAGAGATAAATAAAGTTTCTTTTATGGTAAACGGCAGTAAGATAGAAAGTTTCGGAGAACTTGATATGTCAGGCCTTTACGAAGAAGATTTATCCTATACTAAATAA
- a CDS encoding 30S ribosomal protein S18, translated as MAEMEKSFKPRRMKRKVCNFCVEKATSIDYKDVPKLRKYLSERSKILPRRITGTCAKHQRQLTTAIKKARHIALVPFTTD; from the coding sequence ATGGCTGAAATGGAAAAATCATTCAAACCAAGAAGAATGAAAAGAAAAGTTTGTAATTTCTGTGTTGAAAAAGCAACTTCAATTGACTATAAAGATGTTCCAAAACTAAGAAAGTATCTTTCTGAAAGATCTAAAATTCTTCCAAGAAGAATTACAGGTACTTGTGCTAAACATCAAAGACAGTTGACAACTGCTATTAAAAAGGCAAGACATATTGCTCTTGTTCCTTTCACAACAGACTAA
- a CDS encoding 30S ribosomal protein S6, whose protein sequence is MVEIKNKYETIFIVNPTIEEEKINELVEKFKNLISANGELTNVDIWGKKRLAYEINDLTEGYYVFMEFTSVPSFPQELERIYKITDGIIRDIVVKQED, encoded by the coding sequence ATGGTTGAAATTAAAAACAAGTATGAAACTATATTCATTGTTAACCCTACAATTGAAGAAGAAAAAATCAATGAATTAGTTGAAAAATTCAAAAACTTAATTTCTGCTAATGGTGAACTTACAAATGTTGATATTTGGGGTAAAAAAAGATTAGCGTATGAAATTAACGATTTGACAGAAGGATACTATGTGTTTATGGAATTCACATCTGTTCCTTCATTCCCACAAGAACTTGAAAGAATTTACAAAATCACAGACGGTATCATTCGTGATATAGTTGTTAAGCAGGAAGACTAA
- the dnaJ gene encoding molecular chaperone DnaJ has translation MAEKRDYYEVLGISKGATPEEIKKAYRQMAKKYHPDVNPDNKEAQDKFVEVNEAYEVLSDPDKRSKYDTYGHSAFDPNGGFGGFDGGFSGFGGFSDIFENMFSGFGGFGGGTTQRTGPQRGRHVEKVIEIDFLEAAFGVEKEVTISRNEKCEKCDGTGGKTKDDVKTCPVCNGSGQERVVQRTVLGQFVNMRTCSRCNGRGKIVENPCSECRGSGNVRKSRTIKVNIPAGIDHGQRISLRGEGEAGKFGGPSGDLYITVAIKKHPVFVREDYDVFVEIPITFSEAALGGKIIVPTIHGKVEMTIPEGTQNDDRFILKGKGIPNLRGNGKGNQYVTVSVEVPKKLSQKQKEILKDFQETFEPQNHSKRKKFFDSIKELFN, from the coding sequence ATGGCAGAAAAAAGAGATTACTATGAGGTGCTTGGCATTTCAAAAGGGGCAACACCTGAAGAAATAAAAAAAGCATATCGTCAGATGGCAAAAAAATATCATCCTGATGTTAACCCTGATAATAAAGAGGCTCAGGATAAGTTTGTTGAAGTTAACGAAGCATACGAAGTGTTATCCGACCCTGATAAAAGAAGCAAGTATGATACATACGGTCATAGTGCTTTTGACCCTAACGGAGGGTTCGGGGGATTTGATGGTGGTTTTTCAGGCTTCGGAGGCTTTTCGGATATATTTGAAAATATGTTCTCAGGCTTTGGTGGTTTCGGTGGTGGAACTACTCAGAGAACTGGCCCTCAAAGAGGAAGACATGTGGAAAAAGTTATTGAAATTGATTTTCTTGAAGCAGCATTCGGCGTAGAAAAAGAAGTAACAATTTCAAGAAACGAAAAATGTGAAAAATGCGATGGCACAGGCGGTAAAACAAAAGATGATGTTAAAACCTGCCCTGTATGTAACGGTTCTGGTCAGGAAAGAGTTGTCCAAAGAACTGTGCTGGGTCAGTTTGTAAATATGCGTACATGTTCGCGTTGCAATGGAAGAGGTAAAATAGTAGAAAACCCTTGTTCCGAGTGCAGAGGCTCAGGCAATGTAAGAAAATCAAGAACTATTAAAGTTAATATTCCTGCTGGTATTGACCACGGTCAGAGAATATCTTTAAGAGGCGAAGGGGAAGCAGGAAAATTTGGTGGTCCGTCAGGAGATTTATATATAACAGTTGCTATAAAGAAACATCCTGTTTTTGTAAGGGAAGACTATGATGTTTTTGTTGAGATTCCTATAACATTTTCCGAAGCAGCGTTAGGTGGTAAAATAATCGTTCCTACTATTCACGGAAAAGTAGAAATGACTATTCCTGAAGGAACTCAGAATGATGACCGTTTTATTTTAAAAGGCAAAGGTATTCCTAACTTAAGAGGAAACGGTAAAGGTAACCAGTATGTTACTGTAAGCGTGGAAGTTCCAAAAAAATTAAGCCAAAAGCAAAAGGAAATATTAAAAGACTTTCAGGAAACTTTTGAGCCTCAGAATCATTCAAAAAGAAAAAAATTCTTTGACAGCATAAAGGAGTTGTTTAACTGA
- a CDS encoding DUF370 domain-containing protein encodes MKLINIGYGNVVLADKIVAVVSPDSAPIKRIIQEAREKGNLVDASYGRRTRSVIVTDSDHIILSSIQPETIANRLDENSEEVFKNDR; translated from the coding sequence ATGAAATTAATTAATATAGGTTATGGTAATGTTGTTCTTGCTGATAAAATTGTTGCAGTGGTAAGCCCTGATTCTGCGCCGATAAAAAGAATAATTCAGGAAGCGAGAGAAAAGGGGAATTTAGTAGACGCAAGTTATGGAAGAAGAACAAGGTCAGTTATTGTAACAGATAGCGACCATATAATTCTATCCTCAATTCAGCCTGAAACAATAGCCAACCGTCTTGACGAAAATTCCGAGGAGGTTTTTAAAAATGACAGGTAA
- the gmk gene encoding guanylate kinase, producing MTGKLYVISGPSGVGKGTVVSKIMKNNNLFLSVSATTRSKREGEVEGINYYFKTHNEFEDMIKNNEFLEWARFCENSYGTPVKPVKDKLNDGIDVILEIEIQGAMQVKKNMPECVMIFIAPPSFDELEKRLKGRGTETKEVIDLRIATAKEEVKVAKNYDYIVVNDNIEEAVSDVLSIIKAEKCKKERVIEQMEVLR from the coding sequence ATGACAGGTAAGTTATATGTTATTTCAGGACCTTCAGGAGTCGGCAAAGGTACAGTTGTCAGTAAGATTATGAAGAACAATAATTTATTTTTATCGGTTTCCGCTACTACAAGAAGTAAAAGAGAAGGGGAAGTGGAAGGAATAAATTACTATTTTAAAACTCATAATGAATTTGAAGATATGATAAAAAATAATGAGTTTTTAGAATGGGCAAGATTTTGCGAAAACTCGTACGGAACTCCCGTAAAGCCTGTTAAAGATAAACTTAATGATGGAATAGATGTAATATTGGAGATTGAAATTCAGGGCGCTATGCAGGTTAAGAAAAATATGCCCGAGTGTGTTATGATTTTTATTGCACCACCATCCTTTGACGAACTTGAAAAAAGGCTTAAAGGAAGAGGCACAGAAACAAAAGAGGTAATAGACTTAAGAATTGCAACTGCAAAAGAAGAAGTAAAGGTTGCTAAAAATTATGACTATATAGTTGTAAATGATAATATAGAAGAAGCAGTTTCTGATGTATTATCTATAATAAAAGCAGAAAAATGCAAAAAAGAAAGAGTCATTGAACAAATGGAGGTATTAAGATGA